The stretch of DNA aattccaggtaggtgtaaacctacttggcaataaatacaattctgattctgattctgattctgattctgatgatgTGAGGACAAATGTTACAGTCAAGAACTGAGCACACCTTTTTGTGTATGGTATCAAGGACAAGTCCCCCTGACAGTGGttcataaatgtattcataaatGCACCGTATTTTCTACCGTGAAGGTATGTGTTCTCCGTACAAAGGCTGCATTCATAGCCATCTCTGCTCTCAAGTAAAATAAGTGTGACGTCCACAAAAGTGTaatctttgtgtttttcataattgtgttttattttgataatacTGCTTTTATCGATTTTATTAAggtattttattttgacagaGAATAAACTTGCTCCATGCCAGCAGGGCGGAGTCTTGGAGGGATCTCCAGAACGTTCTTGGTAACGGTGAACTGAAATTCAATAAAGAAACTGCGGAGAACGCAAAAGTTGAGAAGCTGTTGCCCTGCCTCTTCAATTATTTTACTGAAATTTCAGAATATTATCTGTCAGCTAGGTGCCGTTGCTGCGGTACCTGTTACATAGGCAGTTTCCTGAGGGCCTCCAAAGATGTGGAGACAAatatataagtgtagaagaatgAAGATGTAAACCTGCTCGCCCAGCAGCACACTGACAGAGCAGTTGTTAGTGTGCCATAGTGGAGCGGTCTCTATTATCCTGTTGACCTTTGTTCTGGTGATCTGAGGGTTTTGGTATTGTCCATGAATTTGCCAGTCGACAGGTACTTTCTCGGTTGAAAGCCCACTGGAGTAGTGACTTCTCAAGAACTGCCAAAGACTGCTACAGTTGATAACTCCATCTAGGCATTAATGTGAATTGTCAGGTTTGCTGTATCCATGAACCTCAGGTGTTGTCATATGGTATAACATGAAGAGGAAGGAAAGCTGACATATCATATTTGTTGCAGAATTTTTGAAGGTCTTCATGAAACGTGTTTACTTGTTTTAATGATTACATCTatgagacataaagagagaatACAGACGATAGCATAGGCCAAGTCACATGCTGAGCATTATATTACGtacttttttgttcattttctcaAATTAAAAtcaacccccctccaccccacatcACTGCATGTAACTACTCGAGTATCCGAATATAGAGCTAATATTGTTGCacttgtcagttcttgactggCAGAATACCTGCAATTATTAGCTATGTCCACTAGTCGGCGAAGGTTCAAACTTTTTCACCCTTGTTAGTTGTCGCCGTCGCCCACTTTAGATGGACCATTCATCCGACCAATCAGAGATCAGACTCAGAAATTACCCAACGTCCTGTGTAACTGATTTTATTCCTGCAACTTCAACGTCATGCGGATTAAATTCACTCAACCTCGCAACATTGTTTTCAGGGATGACAAGGGAAATTTACCTTACTGCTTTGCCTCGTGAATTATATTTCTACATTTATTTGTAGTAGTAGATTACTTACTTTGTCCTGCTGTTAGTTTAATGGAAACGTGCTTACTCGAAAACACAATGCCTTGCCATAACCAGCAGCTGAACAATAAAGTAAATGACAGTCAAGATCACGCTTCTAAACAAGTCAGGTTCAGCAATAGCGGCTTTCAGGAACAATCGGAACCGTTCTCCGACGGAGATACCGGACATAATATCGACACCGTAACATTATTAAGTAGCGAAGCACAGGGACTGATTGGACCCCAGCTAAAACTCCTTCCACTGAATGACCAAATACGAGAACTACAGACCATCATAAGAGATACGTAAGTTAAATTCAAGTGAGCCTCGACCATACTCCATGTATTTCCTTCCACGTTGCCCCTGGGCATAGACCAGAGTAAAAGCGAAGAATAGGCCTGCCAACTATGTCCCTATTGCTAAATAGATACATTTAACAATACAGATCAATTTGTTGCAAGTGCTCAAATAGCATCAACACCAACGAGCTGTTTATAGCTAATTAGAACAGGATGTCCTTGGGTTAAGACAGACCTGTATGTTCATTTTTGCTGTTTGACAAGCGGGCTAATATGAAAGATGTTGAAGTGTGCTATAGGCCTTTAGCCACCGAGTAAGCTACCTGATATCAGCTGTTTCTCTCCCACGTAGGTCGACCAGTAGAggtgattttgtgttttgtgcagATAGACTGGTAAGTGAGAAGCCAACATTTTCAGTGTCTAAGACGAGGCGAAATAATACGAAGGCCTAACtatgtacttatgtgtgtgtgattgtgtttgaagATGTCTTTGTGATTTAATGGAATATCTGACCTTAGATCAGGTTAGTGGTTGAAGAAGGACTCAATCAGCTTCCATACAGCGAATGCACTGTCACCACTCCAACAGGTGAGTTATGCGGACATTTGGAAAGTTCTGATGCCAGAAGAACGTGTACGTGGCTTATTTCCATTgtgctctttaaaaaaaagcctttttgctgtagacacactcacatatatgtATAACCCTCATCTGTTGATTTCCAGGGCACAAATATGCTGGTGTTAAGTTTGAGAAGGGTAACTGTGGAGTCAGCATCATGAGGAGCGGTAAGGAGACTCACGGATGGTCTTTGTGAATGGGAGTCGCTGATGGTTGAGCATGTTAAGCAGCGTGGTCCCTTCTCTGCAGGGGAGGCTATGGAACAGGGCCTGAGGGACTGCTGCCGGTCCATCCGCATTGGGAAGATCCTTATCCAGAGTGATGAGGAGACCCAGAAAGCCAAAGTTTACTACGCCAAATTCCCCCCGGACATCAGTCGCCGGAAGGTTTTGCTGATGTACCCCATCCTCAGTACGTATGCCATTCAAATCTCTCGCCCTGCATATATCAgtgagttgtgtatgtgtgttcccatgagacatgcagacagcgcactacagctctgtgtgtgtgtgtgtgtgtgtgtgtgtgtgtgtgtgtgtgtgtgcgtgtgtgcgtgtgtgcgtgtgtgcgtgcgtgcgtgcgtgcgtgcgtgcgtgcgtgcgtgcgtgcgtgcgtgcgtgcgtgcgtgcgtgcgtgcgtgcgtatgtattcattcattcactggtGTGTTTTCAGGTACAGGAAACACTGTGATCGAAGCGGTCCGAGTTCTACGAGAACATGGATTACAAGC from Clupea harengus chromosome 8, Ch_v2.0.2, whole genome shotgun sequence encodes:
- the uprt gene encoding uracil phosphoribosyltransferase homolog is translated as METCLLENTMPCHNQQLNNKVNDSQDHASKQVRFSNSGFQEQSEPFSDGDTGHNIDTVTLLSSEAQGLIGPQLKLLPLNDQIRELQTIIRDTSTSRGDFVFCADRLIRLVVEEGLNQLPYSECTVTTPTGHKYAGVKFEKGNCGVSIMRSGEAMEQGLRDCCRSIRIGKILIQSDEETQKAKVYYAKFPPDISRRKVLLMYPILSTGNTVIEAVRVLREHGLQAKHIILLSLFSTPHGAKSIIQEFPDITILTTEVHPVAPTHFGQKYFGTD